One Coleofasciculus sp. FACHB-T130 genomic region harbors:
- a CDS encoding transposase, which yields LKQYRALATRYDKLAESFLGGIYLAATVIWLN from the coding sequence ACTCAAACAGTATCGAGCGCTCGCTACACGCTACGACAAGCTGGCGGAGAGTTTCCTGGGCGGTATTTATCTAGCTGCTACGGTCATCTGGCTTAATTGA